The DNA sequence AAAAATGTGGGTGATTTAGTAGATTGTGTGGTTAAAAAGAAGTCTTGATACTTACTAATGAAGATTGTCATTATTGGACCTGCGCATCCTTTGCGTGGTGGTATAGCCGATTTTAATCATGCCTTAGCAAAAGAACTCCAGCAACAAAATCATGTAGTCAGTATTATATCTTTTAGCTTACAGTATCCAAGTATTTTGTTTCCAGGTAAAACACAATATACAAACAGTGCCCCTCCTAATAATCTGCAAATACATTCAAAAATTAACAGCATTTATCCCTTAAATTGGCTAAAAACAGCAAAGTGGATAGCCCAAGAAATAAAACCCGATCTAATTATTGCTCGCTTTTGGATACCTTTTCTCGCCCCTGCCTTAGGTACAATACTCAAAGCTGTACGCAAACGTACAAAGTGCCACGTAATAGGTTTATGTGATAATGTCATTCCTCATGAAAAGCGCCCTTTTGACCACCTTTTGATACGGTATTTTGTCCAACATTGCGATAGCTTTGTAGTAATGTCTAAACAAGTAATGAACGACCTACGCAAATTCACAGATAAACCTGCCATTTGCTTGCCCCATCCTATTTACAACATTTATCACCCCCGAATAGACCAACTTAAAGCACGCCAAGAGTTGAACATTCCCGCACACGAAAAAATTCTGCTTTTTTTTGGCTTTATTCGCAAGTATAAAGGTTTAGACTTGTTACTAGAAGCGCTGCCTAAGGTAAAACAGCAAGTAAAGTTAGTAATTGCAGGGGAGTTTTACGGCAATCAAAAGTATTACCTTGACAGAATAGACCAGCTGCGTTTGCATGACAAAATTTACCTACACGCAAATTTTATTCCCGAAAATAAAGTCCATGTATATTTTTCGGCTTGTGATGTTGTAGTGCAGCCTTATCTTTCTGCTACTCAAAGTGGTGTAAGCCAAGTAGCATATTTTTTTGGTAAGCCCATGATAGTTACAGATGTAGGCGGATTAAGTGAGATTGTTCTTGACCAAAAAACAGGTCTTGTTTGTCCTGTAATTTACACCAAAGCTGGCACAGTTGATATTGCACAAACTTCTTCTCTTTTAGCCAAATGCCTTGATGATTTTTTTGCGATGCCATATACGGCTATGGAAGAGTTCATTTTATCTGCTGATTTTCAGCAAAAATTTTCATGGACTA is a window from the Bacteroidia bacterium genome containing:
- a CDS encoding glycosyltransferase; this encodes MKIVIIGPAHPLRGGIADFNHALAKELQQQNHVVSIISFSLQYPSILFPGKTQYTNSAPPNNLQIHSKINSIYPLNWLKTAKWIAQEIKPDLIIARFWIPFLAPALGTILKAVRKRTKCHVIGLCDNVIPHEKRPFDHLLIRYFVQHCDSFVVMSKQVMNDLRKFTDKPAICLPHPIYNIYHPRIDQLKARQELNIPAHEKILLFFGFIRKYKGLDLLLEALPKVKQQVKLVIAGEFYGNQKYYLDRIDQLRLHDKIYLHANFIPENKVHVYFSACDVVVQPYLSATQSGVSQVAYFFGKPMIVTDVGGLSEIVLDQKTGLVCPVIYTKAGTVDIAQTSSLLAKCLDDFFAMPYTAMEEFILSADFQQKFSWTNFAQRIVSITV